In a single window of the Streptacidiphilus sp. P02-A3a genome:
- a CDS encoding aldo/keto reductase, which translates to MRSTALGHGDVQVTDLAFGAAALGNLFTEVGAAEAEAALLTAWDAGIRYFDTAPHYGLGLSERRVGAALRQRPRDSYTLSTKVGRLLEPTPDATGDDLASGFAVPSSHRRVWDFSADGVLRSIEASLERLGLDRIDVAYLHDPDDHPAQALDQAYPALERLRAEGVVGAIGAGMNQSALLTRFVRETDVDVVLLAGRYTLLDQDGLAELLPEAARRGTSVVVGGVFNSGLLADPRPGASYDYAPAAQPLLERALRIQAVCERHGVPLRAAALRFPFGHPAVRSVLVGMRSAAEVRDAVAMAERPVPGELWQELRAEGLLPLEAPVCG; encoded by the coding sequence ATGAGGTCCACCGCCCTGGGGCACGGCGACGTCCAGGTGACCGACCTGGCCTTCGGCGCCGCCGCACTCGGCAACCTCTTCACCGAGGTCGGCGCGGCCGAGGCCGAGGCCGCGCTGCTGACCGCCTGGGACGCGGGCATCAGGTACTTCGACACCGCCCCGCACTACGGCCTGGGCCTGTCCGAACGCCGGGTCGGCGCCGCGCTGCGGCAGCGGCCCCGCGACTCCTACACCCTGTCGACCAAGGTCGGCCGCCTGCTGGAGCCCACCCCGGACGCCACCGGCGACGACCTGGCCAGCGGCTTCGCGGTCCCCTCCAGCCACCGCCGGGTCTGGGACTTCAGCGCCGACGGCGTGCTCCGCAGCATCGAGGCCAGCCTGGAACGGCTGGGCCTGGACCGGATCGACGTGGCCTACCTGCACGACCCGGACGACCACCCCGCGCAGGCGCTGGACCAGGCCTACCCGGCGCTGGAGCGGCTGCGGGCCGAGGGCGTGGTCGGCGCGATCGGCGCCGGGATGAACCAGTCGGCGCTGCTCACCAGGTTCGTCCGGGAGACCGACGTGGACGTGGTGCTGCTGGCCGGCCGGTACACCCTGCTCGACCAGGACGGACTGGCCGAGCTGCTGCCCGAGGCCGCGCGTCGGGGCACCTCGGTGGTGGTCGGCGGGGTGTTCAACTCCGGTCTGCTGGCCGACCCGCGCCCCGGCGCCAGCTACGACTACGCCCCGGCGGCGCAGCCGCTGCTGGAGCGGGCGCTGCGGATCCAGGCGGTCTGCGAGCGGCACGGCGTGCCGCTGCGCGCCGCCGCGCTGCGCTTCCCCTTCGGCCACCCCGCCGTCCGCAGCGTGCTGGTGGGGATGCGGTCGGCGGCGGAGGTGCGCGACGCGGTCGCCATGGCCGAGCGGCCCGTGCCCGGGGAGCTGTGGCAGGAGCTGCGGGCCGAGGGCCTGCTGCCGCTGGAGGCGCCGGTATGCGGGTAG
- a CDS encoding (Fe-S)-binding protein — protein sequence MRVALFITCFNDTLYPDTGKAVVRLLRRLGHQVEFPADQTCCGQMHLNTGYRREAAPLARHFAEVFAGYDAVVSPSASCAGMVRDSHQELTGHQPPSVYELVEFLVDVLGVTDVGAYYPHKVAYHPTCHSLRGLGLGEKPLRLLRAVRGLELVPLPAADSCCGFGGTFALKNADTSNAMLADKTLAVRGCGAEVLCAADNSCLMHIGGGLSRQGADVRTLHLAEILAATEGDQG from the coding sequence ATGCGGGTAGCCCTGTTCATCACCTGCTTCAACGACACCCTCTACCCGGACACCGGCAAGGCCGTGGTCCGGCTGCTGCGACGGCTCGGCCACCAGGTGGAGTTCCCGGCCGACCAGACCTGCTGCGGCCAGATGCACCTCAACACCGGCTACCGCCGCGAGGCCGCCCCGCTGGCCCGGCACTTCGCCGAGGTCTTCGCCGGGTACGACGCCGTGGTCAGCCCCTCGGCCTCCTGCGCGGGCATGGTCAGGGACAGTCACCAGGAACTGACGGGCCATCAACCGCCGTCGGTGTACGAACTGGTGGAGTTCCTGGTGGACGTGCTCGGGGTGACCGACGTGGGCGCGTACTACCCGCACAAGGTCGCCTACCACCCCACCTGCCACTCGCTGCGCGGCCTCGGCCTGGGCGAGAAGCCGCTGCGGCTGCTGCGCGCGGTACGCGGGCTGGAACTGGTCCCGCTCCCGGCGGCGGACTCCTGCTGCGGCTTCGGCGGCACCTTCGCGCTGAAGAACGCCGACACCTCCAACGCGATGCTCGCCGACAAGACCCTCGCGGTGCGCGGCTGCGGCGCCGAGGTGCTGTGCGCGGCGGACAACTCCTGCCTGATGCACATCGGCGGCGGCCTCTCCCGGCAGGGCGCCGACGTGCGGACGCTGCACCTGGCCGAGATCCTGGCCGCCACGGAAGGGGACCAGGGATGA
- a CDS encoding lactate utilization protein B — protein sequence MTKPDNTVWLGAPAFPVAARAALADGQLRSNLRHATTTIRDKRLAVTGELDDWERLRDAGAALKRRTLRHLDSYLLQLEESVTRAGGVVHWAADADEANRIVTGLVRAAGAGEVVKVKSMATQEIGLNEALAEAGIAAYETDLAELIVQLGHDRPSHILVPAIHRNRSEIRDIFEREMGSWGRAAPAGLTDDPAALAEAARLHLREKFLRAKVAVSGANFAIAENGTVGVVESEGNGRMCLTLPRTLITVMGIEKVLPAWSDLEVFLQLLPRSSTGERMNPYTSTWTGVTPGDGPQDFHLVLLDNGRTDTLADTVGRQALACIRCSACLNVCPVYERTGGHAYGSVYPGPIGAVLTPQLVGVGGDTNGAAASLPFASTLCGACYEACPVKIDIPRVLVHLRARVVESKRARRRTPTAEALAMRAAGMVLAEPARLRAAQRAARIGGRLVARRGRIGALPLPAPLNGWSKTRDLPQPPAETFRDWWQRTGNTAQENET from the coding sequence ATGACCAAGCCCGACAACACCGTGTGGCTGGGCGCGCCCGCCTTCCCGGTGGCCGCCCGCGCGGCCCTGGCCGACGGTCAGTTGCGGTCCAACCTGAGGCACGCCACCACCACCATCCGCGACAAGCGCCTCGCGGTCACCGGCGAACTCGACGACTGGGAGCGGCTGCGCGACGCCGGAGCCGCGCTCAAGCGGCGGACGCTACGTCATCTGGACAGCTATCTCCTCCAGTTGGAGGAGTCGGTGACCCGCGCGGGCGGCGTGGTGCACTGGGCCGCGGACGCGGACGAGGCGAACCGGATCGTCACCGGACTGGTCCGGGCGGCGGGCGCCGGCGAGGTGGTCAAGGTCAAGTCGATGGCCACGCAGGAGATCGGACTGAACGAGGCGCTGGCCGAGGCCGGGATCGCCGCCTACGAGACCGACCTGGCCGAGCTGATCGTGCAGTTGGGCCACGACCGGCCCTCGCACATCCTGGTGCCCGCGATCCACCGCAACCGCTCCGAGATCCGCGACATCTTCGAGCGGGAGATGGGCAGTTGGGGCCGTGCCGCGCCCGCGGGGCTGACCGACGACCCGGCCGCGCTGGCCGAGGCGGCCCGGCTGCACCTGCGGGAGAAGTTCCTGCGGGCCAAGGTCGCCGTCTCCGGGGCGAACTTCGCCATCGCCGAGAACGGCACGGTCGGCGTGGTCGAGTCCGAGGGCAACGGCCGGATGTGCCTGACCCTGCCGCGGACGCTGATCACCGTGATGGGCATCGAGAAGGTGCTGCCCGCCTGGTCCGACCTGGAGGTGTTCCTGCAACTGCTGCCGCGCTCCTCCACCGGCGAGCGGATGAACCCGTACACCTCCACCTGGACCGGGGTCACCCCCGGTGACGGGCCGCAGGACTTCCACCTGGTGCTGCTCGACAACGGCCGCACCGACACCCTGGCCGACACCGTCGGCCGCCAGGCGCTGGCCTGCATCCGCTGCTCGGCCTGCCTCAACGTCTGCCCGGTCTACGAGCGGACCGGCGGCCACGCCTACGGCTCGGTCTACCCGGGCCCCATCGGCGCCGTACTCACCCCGCAACTCGTCGGCGTCGGCGGTGACACCAACGGCGCCGCGGCCTCGCTGCCGTTCGCCTCGACCCTGTGCGGAGCCTGCTACGAGGCCTGCCCGGTGAAGATCGACATCCCCCGGGTGCTGGTCCACCTGCGGGCGCGGGTGGTCGAGTCGAAGCGGGCCCGGCGGCGGACGCCCACCGCCGAGGCACTGGCGATGCGGGCGGCCGGGATGGTGCTCGCGGAGCCCGCCCGGCTGCGGGCGGCGCAGCGCGCGGCCCGGATCGGCGGCCGGTTGGTCGCCCGGAGGGGCAGGATCGGCGCGCTGCCGCTCCCCGCCCCGCTGAACGGCTGGTCGAAGACCCGGGACCTGCCGCAGCCACCCGCGGAGACCTTCCGCGACTGGTGGCAGCGGACCGGCAACACCGCTCAGGAGAACGAGACATGA
- a CDS encoding LUD domain-containing protein, with the protein MTTRETVLARIRSALADVPEQETPELVAVPRDYRRSHADEDVVALFAERVADYRARVLRVGRSEARAAVAGLLAERGVRTLVVPSGFPEELLPPGPWQCLADTPPLDVTALDAADGVLTTAALGIAVTGTLVLDAGPGQGRRALTLLPDYHLCVIREEQILGDVPEAIAALDPARPLTFVSGPSATSDIELQRVEGVHGPRTLHVLVIADSPTVEPA; encoded by the coding sequence ATGACGACACGTGAGACCGTTCTGGCCCGGATCAGGAGCGCGCTCGCGGACGTCCCCGAGCAGGAGACGCCGGAGCTGGTCGCGGTGCCGCGCGACTACCGGCGCAGCCACGCCGACGAGGACGTGGTGGCGCTGTTCGCCGAGCGGGTCGCCGACTACCGCGCCCGGGTGCTGCGGGTCGGCCGGTCCGAGGCGCGGGCGGCGGTCGCCGGACTGCTGGCCGAGCGCGGCGTGCGGACGCTGGTGGTGCCGTCCGGCTTCCCCGAGGAGCTGCTGCCCCCCGGTCCGTGGCAGTGCCTGGCGGACACCCCGCCGCTGGACGTCACCGCCCTGGACGCCGCCGACGGGGTGCTCACCACCGCCGCCCTCGGCATCGCGGTCACCGGCACCCTGGTCCTGGACGCCGGTCCCGGCCAGGGGCGGCGCGCGCTGACGCTGCTGCCCGACTACCACCTGTGCGTGATCCGCGAGGAGCAGATCCTCGGCGACGTGCCGGAGGCGATCGCCGCGCTCGACCCGGCCCGGCCGCTGACCTTCGTCTCCGGCCCCTCGGCCACCAGCGACATCGAGTTGCAGCGGGTGGAGGGGGTGCACGGTCCGCGCACCCTGCACGTCCTGGTCATCGCCGATTCCCCCACCGTGGAGCCCGCATGA
- a CDS encoding L-rhamnose mutarotase, with protein sequence MRTALHTRVRTDRIEEYEQAHREVPVELTDAIRAAGCRSWTIWRSGADLFHLIDCDDYGQLISHLSDLTVNQVWQERMGELLEVVHDYGDGGADAALPVVWQL encoded by the coding sequence ATGAGAACCGCCCTGCACACCAGGGTCCGCACCGACCGGATCGAGGAGTACGAACAGGCCCACCGCGAGGTGCCGGTGGAACTGACCGACGCCATCCGCGCGGCCGGGTGCCGCTCCTGGACGATCTGGCGCAGCGGGGCCGACCTGTTCCACCTGATCGACTGCGACGACTACGGTCAACTGATCAGCCACCTCAGTGATCTGACTGTCAATCAGGTCTGGCAGGAGCGGATGGGAGAGCTGCTGGAGGTGGTCCACGACTACGGCGACGGCGGCGCGGACGCCGCGCTGCCGGTGGTGTGGCAGCTGTGA
- a CDS encoding amidohydrolase translates to MAAVTGRTPADAAAPLVDAHHHLWDLSVRDQDWITGPELAPLRRDFLIDEFERTARAGGVDASVLVQTVCVAAETPELLAVAAAGELVAGVVGWTDLTAPGIADTLAELRQLPGGAALVGLRHQVQGEPDPRWLLRPEVLRGLRQVAAAGLVYDLVLLPEQLPAAIEAAKALPELTFVLDHLAKPPIATGELRPWAERITALAALPNTVCKLSGLVTEADWSGCWSSADLRPYADTVLRAFGPERLMFGSDWPVCTLAADYPQVLDIARELTSALGPDERAAVFGGTAVRTYGLPDPAAR, encoded by the coding sequence GTGGCAGCTGTGACCGGCCGCACCCCGGCCGACGCGGCGGCACCGCTCGTCGACGCCCACCACCACCTGTGGGACCTGTCCGTGCGTGACCAGGACTGGATCACCGGACCGGAGTTGGCGCCGCTGCGGCGGGACTTCCTGATCGACGAGTTCGAGCGGACCGCCCGCGCCGGCGGTGTCGACGCCTCGGTGCTGGTGCAGACCGTGTGCGTCGCGGCGGAGACCCCGGAGCTGCTGGCCGTCGCCGCCGCCGGAGAGCTGGTGGCGGGTGTGGTCGGCTGGACCGACCTGACCGCGCCCGGGATCGCCGACACCCTGGCCGAGCTGCGGCAACTACCGGGCGGCGCGGCCCTGGTGGGCCTGCGGCACCAGGTCCAGGGGGAGCCGGACCCGCGCTGGCTGCTGCGTCCGGAGGTACTCCGGGGTCTGCGCCAGGTCGCCGCGGCCGGTCTGGTCTACGACCTGGTGCTGCTTCCGGAGCAGCTTCCGGCGGCGATCGAGGCGGCGAAAGCCCTGCCGGAGCTGACCTTTGTGCTGGACCACCTGGCGAAGCCGCCGATCGCCACCGGCGAACTGCGGCCCTGGGCCGAGCGGATCACCGCGCTGGCCGCGCTGCCGAACACCGTCTGCAAACTCTCCGGCCTGGTCACCGAGGCCGACTGGTCCGGCTGTTGGAGCAGCGCCGACCTGCGGCCGTACGCGGACACGGTGCTGCGGGCCTTCGGCCCGGAGCGGCTGATGTTCGGCTCCGACTGGCCGGTGTGCACGCTCGCCGCCGACTATCCGCAGGTGCTGGACATCGCACGGGAGTTGACCTCGGCCCTGGGCCCGGACGAGCGTGCCGCCGTCTTCGGCGGCACCGCCGTCCGGACCTACGGCCTGCCGGATCCCGCCGCGCGCTGA
- a CDS encoding discoidin domain-containing protein, giving the protein MFALSRSGRDSGRRAKSRERISGSPRLRSLLTTAALFAACLGGTVTATLAVAPAALADTVPAASAGWTTVFGDNFAGPAGSAPSAANWFYDIGTGYGTGEIEQTTNSTNNAYLDGNGHLVLKATDNNGTWNSARLESTRDDFQAPAGGELEMTASIEQPNPANGLGYWPAFWALGSPMRAGGGWPTSGEIDMMEDVNGSNQASQTLHDAAGSSGHALIACPNTSSSCQTGYHTYSVIVNRTNTSAETMQFLMDGTVEETITEASVGTTAWQEAVDHGFFIIWDLAMGGNYPDGVYGSTTPTAATTSGASMSVAYVAVYEQGGNSTPTATASATGEVTGLNGQCLVNENVLNTEGNPIGLSACDGDPGEQWSPYSDNTVRVQGGCLDVVSAGTTSGTDVDWYPCNGTNAQGWSHQSNGELVNPNSGLCLTDPGSNTTARLDIETCADTADQQWTLPTGGGGGTSNTVSVTGPGSQTSTVGTAASLQVQASDSAAGQSLTYSASGLPAGLSINSATGLISGTPTAAGTSAVTVTATDSTGATGSTSFSWTVNAAGGGCGTTDIALNKPATASSSQNSSFTPQEAFDGNTTGTRWSSAFSDPQWLEVDLGSTQSICQVTLYWETAYATAFQIQTSNDGTNWTPIYSTTTGTGGTQTLNVSGSGRYLRMYGTARATQYGYSLWELQAFSG; this is encoded by the coding sequence ATGTTCGCCCTATCACGCAGTGGCCGGGACTCCGGCCGCCGGGCGAAGTCACGCGAGCGGATATCCGGCTCGCCCAGGCTTCGCTCACTACTGACCACCGCGGCGCTGTTCGCCGCCTGCCTCGGCGGCACGGTGACCGCCACCCTGGCCGTCGCGCCCGCCGCACTGGCCGACACGGTGCCCGCCGCCTCGGCCGGCTGGACGACCGTGTTCGGCGACAACTTCGCCGGTCCGGCGGGTTCCGCGCCCTCCGCCGCGAACTGGTTCTACGACATCGGCACCGGTTACGGCACCGGTGAGATCGAGCAGACCACCAACTCCACCAACAACGCCTACCTCGACGGCAACGGGCACCTGGTGCTCAAGGCCACCGACAACAACGGCACCTGGAACTCCGCCCGGCTGGAGAGCACCCGCGACGACTTCCAGGCCCCGGCCGGCGGCGAGCTGGAGATGACCGCCTCGATCGAGCAGCCGAACCCGGCCAACGGCCTCGGCTACTGGCCCGCGTTCTGGGCCCTCGGCTCGCCGATGCGGGCCGGCGGCGGCTGGCCCACCTCCGGCGAGATCGACATGATGGAGGACGTCAACGGCTCCAACCAGGCGTCGCAGACCCTGCACGACGCGGCGGGCAGCAGCGGCCACGCGCTGATCGCCTGTCCCAACACCAGCTCCAGCTGCCAGACCGGCTACCACACCTACTCGGTGATCGTGAACCGGACCAACACCAGCGCGGAGACCATGCAGTTCCTGATGGACGGCACGGTCGAGGAGACCATCACCGAGGCCTCGGTGGGCACCACGGCCTGGCAGGAGGCCGTGGACCACGGCTTCTTCATCATCTGGGACCTCGCCATGGGCGGCAACTACCCGGACGGGGTCTACGGCTCCACCACCCCGACCGCGGCGACCACCTCCGGCGCGTCGATGAGCGTGGCGTACGTGGCGGTCTACGAGCAGGGCGGCAACTCCACCCCGACCGCGACCGCCTCCGCCACCGGCGAGGTCACCGGGCTGAACGGGCAGTGCCTGGTCAACGAGAACGTGCTCAACACCGAGGGCAACCCGATCGGGCTGAGCGCCTGCGACGGCGATCCGGGTGAGCAGTGGTCGCCGTACAGCGACAACACGGTACGGGTCCAGGGCGGTTGCCTGGACGTGGTCAGCGCCGGGACCACCAGCGGCACCGACGTCGACTGGTACCCGTGCAACGGCACCAACGCCCAGGGCTGGTCCCACCAGTCCAACGGCGAGCTGGTGAACCCCAACTCCGGTCTGTGCCTCACCGATCCGGGCAGCAACACCACCGCCAGGCTGGACATCGAGACCTGCGCCGACACCGCCGACCAGCAGTGGACGCTGCCCACCGGAGGCGGCGGCGGCACCAGCAACACGGTCAGCGTCACCGGTCCCGGCAGCCAGACCTCGACCGTCGGCACCGCCGCAAGCCTCCAGGTGCAGGCCAGTGACTCGGCCGCCGGGCAGTCGCTGACGTACAGCGCCAGCGGGCTGCCCGCCGGGCTGTCGATCAACTCCGCGACCGGCCTGATCTCCGGCACCCCGACCGCGGCGGGCACCTCGGCCGTCACGGTCACCGCCACCGACTCCACCGGCGCCACCGGATCCACCTCGTTCAGCTGGACGGTCAACGCGGCCGGGGGCGGTTGCGGTACCACCGACATCGCCCTGAACAAGCCGGCGACCGCCTCCTCCTCGCAGAACTCCAGCTTCACCCCGCAGGAGGCGTTCGACGGCAACACCACCGGCACCCGCTGGTCCAGCGCGTTCTCCGACCCGCAGTGGCTGGAGGTGGACCTGGGCTCCACCCAGTCGATCTGCCAGGTGACGCTGTACTGGGAGACCGCGTACGCGACCGCCTTCCAGATCCAGACCTCCAACGACGGAACGAACTGGACCCCGATCTACTCCACCACCACCGGGACCGGCGGCACCCAGACGCTGAACGTCTCCGGCAGTGGACGCTACCTGCGCATGTACGGCACCGCGCGGGCCACGCAGTACGGCTACTCGCTGTGGGAGCTCCAAGCCTTCAGCGGCTGA
- a CDS encoding glycoside hydrolase family 15 protein: MDEYPPIADHGLVGDLQTAALVSTGGVLDWWCTPRFDSPSVFAALLDRERGGECLLAAAEPDATVHQIYLSDTAILVTRFLTPNGVGEVIDFMPVNDPHTADDRHTVLRAARVVRGTMRFTLGCRPRFDYGRAPHRLGARGGDAVFHGPHSDLYLQATAPIELRHDNNDPNHPDVTADFTLSAGQVAAVALTSCSAEGGPPAPFTVDAAHAAFDATRGYWHDWIRHCRYRGRWQQQVHRSAITLKLLTYAPTGAPIAAATMGLPEQVGGERNWDYRYTWIRDASLSVRALIDLGFTEEADAYRHWLSDRLRAGDTVSGEPLQIMYRVDGDPRLGEEVLDHLEGYRGSAPVRVGNGAADQLQLDIYGEAAYAIAQATDLAATTGHRAWQANADLLDWLADNWDRPDEGIWETRGGRQDFSYSRLMCWVAFDRGIRLATSYARPADLPRWTGARDAVMRQLLERGWSEKRQAFVQHYATDVLDASLLLMPLVGFISPKDPAWLSTLDAMDQELVSDSLVYRYNPAASPDGLRGSEGTFNLCSFLYVDALARAGRLDQARYAFDKMLTYANHVGLFAEEIGPTGEQLGNFPQAFTHLALISAAIALDEELDREEAP; encoded by the coding sequence ATGGACGAATACCCGCCGATCGCCGACCACGGCCTGGTCGGGGACCTGCAGACGGCGGCCCTGGTGTCCACCGGGGGTGTGCTGGACTGGTGGTGCACCCCGCGCTTCGACTCCCCGAGCGTCTTCGCGGCCCTGCTGGACCGCGAACGCGGCGGGGAGTGCCTGCTGGCCGCCGCCGAACCGGACGCCACCGTCCACCAGATCTACCTCTCCGACACCGCGATCCTGGTCACCCGCTTCCTGACGCCGAACGGCGTGGGCGAGGTCATCGACTTCATGCCGGTCAACGACCCGCACACGGCCGACGACCGGCACACGGTGCTGCGCGCGGCCCGGGTGGTGCGCGGAACCATGCGGTTCACCCTGGGCTGCCGCCCCCGCTTCGACTACGGCCGCGCCCCGCACCGGCTGGGGGCACGCGGCGGTGACGCGGTCTTCCACGGTCCGCACAGCGACCTGTACCTGCAGGCGACGGCCCCGATCGAGCTGCGGCACGACAACAACGACCCGAACCACCCGGACGTGACCGCCGACTTCACGCTGAGCGCGGGCCAGGTCGCCGCCGTCGCACTGACCTCCTGCTCCGCCGAGGGCGGGCCGCCCGCGCCGTTCACCGTCGACGCCGCGCACGCCGCCTTCGACGCGACCCGGGGCTACTGGCACGACTGGATCCGGCACTGCCGCTACCGGGGCCGCTGGCAGCAGCAGGTGCACCGCTCGGCGATCACCCTCAAGCTGCTCACCTACGCCCCCACCGGCGCCCCGATCGCCGCCGCCACCATGGGCCTGCCCGAGCAGGTCGGCGGCGAACGCAACTGGGACTACCGGTACACCTGGATCCGCGACGCCTCGCTGTCGGTGCGGGCGCTGATCGACCTCGGCTTCACCGAGGAGGCGGACGCCTACCGGCACTGGCTCAGCGACCGGCTGCGGGCCGGGGACACCGTCTCCGGCGAACCGCTGCAGATCATGTACCGGGTGGACGGCGACCCGCGTCTGGGCGAGGAGGTCCTGGACCACCTGGAGGGCTACCGGGGCTCCGCCCCGGTCCGGGTCGGCAACGGCGCGGCCGACCAGCTCCAGCTCGACATCTACGGGGAGGCCGCGTACGCCATCGCCCAGGCCACCGACCTGGCCGCCACCACCGGCCACCGGGCCTGGCAGGCCAACGCCGACCTGCTGGACTGGCTCGCGGACAACTGGGACCGACCCGACGAGGGCATCTGGGAGACCCGGGGCGGCCGACAGGACTTCAGCTACAGCCGGCTGATGTGCTGGGTCGCCTTCGACCGCGGGATCCGGCTGGCGACCAGCTACGCCCGCCCCGCCGACCTCCCGCGCTGGACCGGCGCCCGCGACGCCGTCATGCGCCAGCTGCTGGAACGCGGCTGGAGCGAGAAGCGGCAGGCCTTCGTCCAGCACTACGCCACCGATGTGCTGGACGCCTCGCTGCTGCTGATGCCGCTGGTGGGCTTCATCTCGCCGAAGGACCCGGCCTGGCTGTCCACCCTCGACGCGATGGACCAGGAGCTGGTCTCCGACTCCCTGGTCTACCGCTACAACCCGGCCGCCTCACCGGACGGGTTGCGCGGATCGGAGGGCACCTTCAACCTGTGCAGCTTCCTCTACGTGGACGCCCTGGCCCGGGCGGGCCGCCTGGACCAGGCGCGGTACGCCTTCGACAAGATGCTCACCTACGCCAACCATGTCGGCCTGTTCGCCGAGGAGATCGGCCCCACCGGTGAGCAACTGGGCAACTTCCCGCAGGCGTTCACCCACCTCGCGCTGATCAGCGCGGCCATCGCGCTGGACGAGGAGCTGGACCGCGAGGAGGCGCCGTGA
- a CDS encoding SHOCT domain-containing protein → MNYPLLDVFWTMLEFFLWIMWFFLLFRVIGDIFRNHESSGWNKALWLVLVLILPFLGVLIYVIVHGGDMGRRSVARAEQQQRAFQDYVRQAAGPSGGGSVDELARLAELKDKGALTEAEYQQAKAKILAA, encoded by the coding sequence ATGAACTACCCGCTGCTCGACGTGTTCTGGACGATGCTTGAGTTCTTCCTCTGGATCATGTGGTTCTTCCTGCTGTTCCGGGTCATCGGAGACATCTTCCGCAACCACGAGAGCAGCGGTTGGAACAAGGCGCTGTGGCTGGTCCTGGTGCTGATCCTGCCGTTCCTGGGGGTGCTGATCTACGTGATCGTCCACGGCGGCGACATGGGCCGACGCTCCGTCGCCCGGGCCGAGCAGCAGCAGCGGGCGTTCCAGGACTACGTCCGGCAGGCGGCGGGACCGAGCGGCGGCGGCAGCGTGGACGAGCTGGCCAGGCTGGCCGAGCTGAAGGACAAGGGGGCCCTCACCGAGGCCGAGTACCAGCAGGCCAAGGCCAAGATCCTGGCCGCCTGA